A stretch of DNA from uncultured Fibrobacter sp.:
AAGTCGACAAGCAGTTCCCCGACCGCTGCAACATTGAATTTGCACAGGTGGTGACGCCCACCCAAATCCGCATGCGGGTTTGGGAACGTGGTTGCGGCGTTACGATGGCTTGTGGTACGGGCAGTTGCGCAACCCTCGTTGCGGCCCAGCGTACTGGCCGCGTGGGCGTCGAAGCCGACGTTGTCCTCGACGGCGGCGTTCTCCACATCAAGCACGAAGAAGGTGGCCCCGTCTTGATGACCGGCCCTGCAGAAGAAGTATTTAGAGGAACGATCGACTAAAGAAGAAATTATGAACGAATCAATTGTAAATGCAAACTACGACTTGCTGCCCGGCAGCTACCTTTTCTCGACTATCGCCCAGAAAATCAAGGAATATCAGGCGAAGAAACCCGATGCTGACATTATCCGTTTGGGCATTGGCGATGTGACCACGCCCTTGATCCCGGAAGTCATCAAGGCCATGCACAAGGCCGTGGATGAAATGGCCGTGAAGGGAACTTTCCGCGGTTACGGCCCCGAACAGGGCTACGATTTCGTGCGCGAAGCAATCGTCCGTGGCGAATACACCGCTCGCGGCATCGAAATGGATCCGGACGATATCTTCGTGAGCGATGGTTCCAAGTGCGATGTGGCAAACACCCAGGAACTTTTTACAGAAAATGTAAAGATTGCGATTCCGGACCCGGTTTACCCGGTCTATTTGGACTCCAACGTGATGGCTGGCCGTGCAGGCGTGTTGCAAAGTGACGGACATTTTTCTAAGGTGACCTACCTTGCTTCGACCGCTGAAAACAACTTCCAGCCGGATTTGCCCAAGGAACCGGTGCAGCTGATTTACCTTTGCAGCCCGAACAACCCGACCGGTACGGTGCTCAGTCGCGAAACTTTGCAGAAGTTCGTCAACTATGCAAACGAAAATGGTGCATTGATCCTGTTCGATGGCGCCTACAACTGCTACATTCAGGATGAATCGCTGCCGCATTCCATCTTCGAAATTCCGGGTGCACGCACTTGCGCCATTGAATTCCGCAGCTTCAG
This window harbors:
- a CDS encoding LL-diaminopimelate aminotransferase; the encoded protein is MNESIVNANYDLLPGSYLFSTIAQKIKEYQAKKPDADIIRLGIGDVTTPLIPEVIKAMHKAVDEMAVKGTFRGYGPEQGYDFVREAIVRGEYTARGIEMDPDDIFVSDGSKCDVANTQELFTENVKIAIPDPVYPVYLDSNVMAGRAGVLQSDGHFSKVTYLASTAENNFQPDLPKEPVQLIYLCSPNNPTGTVLSRETLQKFVNYANENGALILFDGAYNCYIQDESLPHSIFEIPGARTCAIEFRSFSKTAGFTGVRCAYTVIPHELSKLRSMWNRRQCTKFNGVSYVTQRAAEAIYSPIGWQQTKEVIAGYMRTAGVIRKELTAAGYTVFGGEHAPYIWWKIADGEKSFDFFDRLLSTCEVVGTPGSGFGPCGEGYFRLTAFGDYERTCEALRRIREKL